The sequence CCTCATGAGGTCCTTCATGCGGGCGGTGAACGCCATGGCTGAGGACgccgacggcgaggtcggggcagggggaggtgcGTGCGGGTTTAAGAttttgcggtggcggcggcggcggcgcgacgggcTAGGGTTTTCTGGTCGGTCGGTCCGTCGGATCGGCACGGCGGCGGCTAAAAGAGACGTGGACCCGAGTGCGTGGCGACCCGCGAGCCTCCCTTTCTTTCTTGGAGGAAGAGGCTATGCTCGGACACGGCACGCCGTGCGTGTACCTCAAGGAAATACGCCTTCTGGGTAGCTTGTGCTAGAACATGTTTTCAATCTCAAAAGACCTTCTTTTCCATTGATTACCTTTTAAGCTCATTTTTAGCTgcatgtttttttagaaaaacttctgatctattcatcagATGACATGGCGGTACAAGCAACACTCAAAACGAAATATTAGTACATCCAGATAAGTTGACCACCtggcgacgactacaagcactggagcgagccgaatgTGCGTCGCCGGCGCTACCCCTCCCTAAGCGGAGCGGGCAAaaattgttgtagtagacagttgaaAAGTCGTCATGTTAAGGACCCACGGGTCCAgcacaccagaacagcaaccgtcgtCGATGAAGATAGGCGTAGATCGGAAGGGTCCAACCTGTAGAGACATGAACGAAAACTGAATACATGGAGATCCATTGAAGACTAATGTCGACCGATGCTAGACtagacctggccatgggaagcccggcccggccggcccggcctgacccggcccgaaaaagcccgacccggcccggcccgacgctgcccccaggccgggctcgggcctagattttaaGCCCGAAGGCCGGGCCGGGCTGGGCCCGGGCCCGTCGTTTTTGCGGTTTTCTGAAGGTCGTGCCGGGCCGGCCcggagcccgacgggcttttacatgttcgggccgggctcgggcctagaaaacaggcccgatggtcaggccgggccgggcctgggcctgggtttttgcgtcgggcttggctaggcccggcccagcccgaggtatggccaggtatacgCCAGACGCACCACGCGGGCGCAGGTGTTAGGCATGGAGGACCTTATTTCATCTTCAGGATGTCGTCACCGCCACGCCTTCATGAGTACTACCTCCGTCTTATATTAATTGAtgctaaaatggatgtatctagatgtattttagtgctagatacatctgtttgagcgtcaagtaggacacaaaccctaaacgGTCTAAAAATGCTTAAAATGGAGTAGGAACCCTCCCGACAAGGACCAAGGCCCACCACGCCTCCATAGCCATAAGGTCACTAGAGACGAGATGGATCGGTGACGACACTAGTGGCAGCTCGAGAAACCCTAATCATGTGTGGACTCCTACTAGAGTTACTCTATGACTTCCTTGTAGGAAAGAGAACAAATATACATTCAAGCATACTAGCCTCAACTTACTCTGTGATGCAAATTGAAAGCGCATCTAGACCCTAATGTATTTTGGTATTTATGGTTGTGTGATTAGTGGGACTAATGTTATTTTTAAGTGTGTCTCAGACATTGGTCCCTCAGTGAATTCATGATGGAGATGGTTGACTCCCGTTTCTCAAAAAGCAAAATTGCCCCGGTTTTTTAAGGCGTGAAGTTTTTGTTTGTTTTATGTGAGCCGTAGAAAAGCCGCACTATTATAACGGGATGAAGTGATTGCGTAAGTCTGAGGATCATGATGATATCTTATATAGATGGCCATCACCATTCCTACACATTCTGGGTTAAGACCCGCTCTAATTCATGTTGTTGATGTGATCCTTGGGCCCCTAGGGTCTAGGGTGGGTCCCCGTGGTTCAGGGGAAACTATCGCCCCTGGCCAGGAGTCTCTTGATGGGCTAGGTCCCCGGAGTCCTTGACCCCCGGGTTCCCAAGGCACAATTTTGCTCTCGGGTTACCCCGAGCCTCGGGGGTATGCTGGGCAGCAATGGCTATAACAGTGAGGGGGTATTTATACCCTCTTTTTTATTCTTCTTGTCGATTCAATCCTCCATTTGAGCTTCTCCACCACTGTCAAATAGTAATAGGTCGATTCTTCTTGATTCCTCCACTCAATCTGCCAAACTTTGAGGATTGAAAGATAATCGGCTGCTCTACACTTCTACCAAACCAAATTGTGATCCATATACTTGTTCTTCACCAAACTTGTTATTCTCGGAGATTTTGGACTCCTAGGCGGTATGAGTCAGGCCTGGAAGCTTCCTTGTGTGTGGCGTGCTTTGAGAAGTTTGTAAAGGtctggtggtcgccttcaagaccaaccacAAAATGATTTGAGGCTCATCTGTCATGGGTGATTCAAAGGGAGAAAATGATGAGTCACTTGGTGGCGTTCGGAAGTTTTGTCTTTTGCACCTCCCCAACAAAGATTAACACACCCCCCAAGAGTGTGAACTTCTAGATAGATCTTCTTCTCCAACTTGTGTGGTTAATATTTTTCTATACCTTTATTTGATTGATTGCTAGCTAGCTTGATGCCTTTTTTACCTAGTATATTTGTTTGCTTGCCATGTAGGTTCTTCTCGCCTTATATTGCGTATCTAGAGAACTTGCTTTATCCACACTATCCTTAAAAGTGGAAAATGCTAAAATTTGATAGTTAGATTCATAATGAAATATAACATCCTATTTCATTAATTTGACACTAATGTTGATATATTTAGCTATTAACATAATCAAacatatatttttttgaattttttcaaaacaATACACCTTGCATTCCAAACGGAGGAAGTAATGTATCTTGAAACCAAGGGGCCATTAGAGATGTCCTCCTAAGTACATCATCCACTCGCATCTTTTCTTTTCTCGACCGTGTAGGCTCTAGGGTAAAGTTCTCCTTACCTCATAGCTCCATCGGCCAACCCGTGGCTAGTGGTGGGGAGAGGAATCCCGTCTCGGATTcggctagtagtttaggttagtttaTTTTAGTTCACGTAGAGGCAATGCTCGGGTAGATGGTGGCGCTTCATCTTTGAGTTGTTCTTCTAGGTTTTGACCCTCCTCGAATTCGTCCGTCGGGATTGATTTGATGGAGTTCCGAGTAGATTCTTGTCATCTCCTTAGAGCGCGCGAGGTTAGGGTTTAGTGTCGTACATGCGCGATGGCGAGATTTAGTGTCAGACACTTCATATCGTGTTCAAGGTTTCAATGACACTAACTATAGCTCCAGGGCATTGGTTCATAGGGGCATGTGCACGAAAACTTCATAGGTGATTGTGCTGACTACAATGTTGTTCGTTTGGTGGTTCAGGGAGCTTGAATTTTTAGTATGTTTGGGTGTTCTGTACTTTTGACGAACTTCTATAATAAATCTGTGTCTTTTGGAAAAGAAAAGAAAGTACTATATTCACTCCATTTGAAGTCAGATCCAGACagactaagagcatctacaatagAAGTTGTCTAATCCGGACCCCCATACATCCGTGGACGCGTCCACGGACAGTGACCGAGCAAACATTAAATTGCGCCTTCACAACCGGATCCATAAGCCAAATACTCAAATCCATACTAGTCTCAAGCAACGTTAAATATACGTAGTTAAACATATGTCATCAGACTATAAAAAATCGACATGCTCTACTAACTACAAAAGAAACGACAGTGGAAGAAGTTCATCCACTGTCGCCCTTGTCCTTGTCGTATTCCTTGCGGCAGTAGTGGTTCAAGACGCAAAATGGAACGAGGTGGATCTGCTCATTGCCGGAGCTGCTCGACTGTTCGATATGTCGCTGTcctcgtccttctcctccttcggGGGCAATCCGGCCATGGCACGACCCGCCCTGCTTTGCTCTTTTGCATTCGCCTTGACCACCCTAATTCGCCGCTTCTCGCCTATGCAGACACGGAGGGCTTCCTCCTTCCTGCCCATGCCGGTGTGCGATTCCGCCGGCTCCGTCTATCAGGCCATCGAAGCCGCTTCTGCTTCAAGGCCCGCCCGCAGCCTCGCGGCGCGTGCTTCCTTCTCGTTTTGGCCACAAACCATGGAGGCGGATATGACCTCCGTTTCGGCCGGCGAGGCCACGGGGATGAGACGCCACCTAAACGGTNNNNNNNNNNNNNNNNNNNNNNNNNNNNNNNNNNNNNNNNNNNNNNNNNNNNNNNNNNNNNNNNNNNNNNNNNNNNNNNNNNNNNNNNNNNNNNNNNNNNNNNNNNNNNNNNNNNNNNNNNNNNNNNNNNNNNNNNNNNNNNNNNNNNNNNNNNNNNNNNNNNNNNNNNNNNNNNNNNNNNNNNNNNNNNNNNNNNNNNNNNNNNNNNNNNNNNNNNNNNNNNNNNNNNNNNNNNNNNNNNNNNNNNNNNNNNNNNNNNNNNNNNNNNNNNNNNNNNNNNNNNNNNNNNNNNNNNGGTATCCCTATATCCGCCCCACATATGAGCTAGATATGGGGTTGTCAGTCAGTCTGGTCATTTGGGCCGGATTTACCATGTTGGGTTGGGTGCTGTTTTACAGTCCGGACATCCCACTTATTCGTTTGGGGAAGATTTGGGTGGTCCGTGGTAGATGCTCCAACCACTCGCAGGACACAGCACAAAGTGGAGCCAGATGCTTGTGCCCGTGCCCCAACTATTCATCAAACTACCTAAAACCAGCTGCCTCACCACTCCCCTGCTCTGCATCCTAGTATTGGAACGGGTGATGTACTACTAACTCCATCCATGTCCTCTCTAACCACTCGCCATCTCCTACTCCATCGCCACCCTAACTATATGTACGCAGCTCATCATGCCACACCATGCACAACCACACAGGTCGACAACCACAGAGCAGCAGCAAGCACACAAGTAAGAGACACCATAAGCCGCTAACCAGCCAGCCATGAAGTTCCTGCCGTCCATAGCCGTCCTCCTACTCCTCTCCTGCTCCCTCGCGGCGGCCACGGTGCCGATCGGCACGATCGAGCGCGTGTCCAAGCAGCAGATCCTGGCGAGCATCCCGCCTGGAGGGCACGCCGGTCCGCCCGTGCTGTTCCTCACGTCTCCGTCCGGCAAGTACGCCGCCTACTTCGTGCGCACCCACACCGCGCCGGGCGCCGGAGGGCTCGGCGCCGACTTTTGCTACGTCGAGGTGATGGCCGGTAGCGGCAAAGCTTCCGAGGGCGGTGCTGCCGGGGGCGCGAGCGCGTGGGAGTCGGAGTGCCGGCCGGTGAGCACGGTGAACACGTGCACCCTGCTCTTCTCGTGGCACGGGCTGGAGGTGTTCGACGGTAGCGAGGAGGTGTGGCACGGCGAGACCAACACCGACGGGACCAACTTCCTGCAGACGCTCGAGCTCGTGGACGACGGCGACATGCGCGTCCGCGACAAGGACGGCGAGCTCGCGTGGCGGGCCAGCGACGAGCCGCGCCACGGGCAACACTGCGGCGCGCCGGGGTCACCGGGCCTTGCGGCCGCGCTGCCGTCCTTCGCCGAGCCCATCGGCGCGCACAGCAGCAACCTGCCCTTCGGCCAGGTGCAGGGCGGCAACGGCCACGCGGCCGAGCTGCCgcaggcggcggagctcggggacggAGTTGTTCCAGGGGCCGGAGCAGGTGGCTTGGGCGACGGCTATGGTATTGCACCGGCGGCAGGAGGAGTCGGAGGTGTTGCCCCAGGGGCAGGTGGCTTGGGCGACGGCTATGGCATTGCACCGGCGGCAGGAGGAGTCGGAGGTGTTGCCCCAGGGGCAGGTGGCTTGGGCGACGGCTACGGCATTGCACCGGCGGCAGGAGGCGCCGGAGGAGTTGGACCGGGGGCAGGTGGCTTGGGCGATGGCTACGGCATTGCGCCGACGGTAGGAGGTGTTGCCGCGGGGGCAGGGCCCTTCGGCGACGGCTACGGGATCGCACCGGGCGCCGAGACAGGAGCCTTCGGTGGTGTCGGGGATGTTGCCGGACATGGTGaagcggcgacggcggccggcggtGTCGCGGGAGTGGCAGGGTTCGGCAGCCAGCCGCTGGTGGACAACAACCCCTACGACAGTGGAGCCTACAAGGGCGGCCGTGGGGCCCATCTCGCAGCGATCGGAGCTGCGGTGTTTGTCAGCGCCATGGCCGTGGGTTTCTAATCGGGAAGACGAATCAGTGGCAGTTTGGATGTGTGCGCGTGCGTTTTTCTTTTCCTGTGTGTTAATATTAGCTATATGATGATGTGCTTGTGAGTGGTGACAAATTTGAAGCTGTATTTGTGTGATTTGAGTAAAAACTCAAAATTTAGTGAAAAATGGTTCTGTTCTAAATTGGTTGCGCGTCGCTAGATAGAACTGTGATTCAACTTTTCAAATACTCAAATATTAAATTGCACTTTGTTCATCCGTCGGTGGGTTTAGTTACCCTATTTTATGGATGGTATAATGATGCATATGATGTCTTCTTGATCTAATATAAAACCAGATCACTTTTACTAAAAGTCAGACGTGTGTTTTCAATTTGGTTTCAGGTCGGGTTTTTTTGGTCGTCCTATTTTGTTCGGAGATCCGCGCTAGTCTGGGCGATCTTTTCGGGCTGGCTTtgtctaagagcatctctagcagacggTAAAAGTCCGACCCGGAAAACGCGTTTACAATTCGCTGCAGATTAGATTTGCGGGGCGAATTCGTGCGCTGCAGATAAGACACCGTATATGAAATTGTAAAATTTGAAGAAAAATATATTCACGAGAGAAACTTGCAACGACATTTATCATACATAGTtgatcatcatactacatcatagaTAGTTGTTCATCATACTATATCCTAGTACTAcaatggggggggggggatctGCCGGCCGTGCAGCGTACCGGAGCCTAGGCTACAAAAATCGACCGGTGCGGCGCCGACAACGCGGCGGAGGAGACGGAGGAGCTCAGTCCTCATCGGAATCGAGGTTGATCCAGACCTTGGCCTGCTTGGCCTTCATGACGCGCAGGTCCGCCTCCTTGGACGCGTGTGCGACGCCGTGCTCGAGGAAGATCTCCTCGAtctcgagctcgcggcggcggtgcgcggcggcctcctcctccttcctcgccgAGTGCTCCATGATGGCGCGCTCGAGTGGTCCTCCTGCCCCAAGGGAGGTAGTCTTCGGGGCCGATGACGCCTCGACGCGGCGGGTCCGCGTCGGCCTCAAGATTGACGACGAGCGACCCGAGCTCCTCCGGCTCTCTCTTGACCGGAGTGAGCCATGAGCTCGAGGCGCCCGCAAACGAGCTCCCCGTGGTAGAGGAGCCGGAGGAGGCACGGCGGCGAACCATGAGCTCACGCTCGTACTCGTCGAGCTCGCGGCGTTCGAATGCTGGTGGCGACCGGCTCCCATAGTTGAGCCACTTCCGCGCCCCCCGCTtgcgtgcggcggcggcgcttcacgtcatcccccccccccacttcggtAGCCGTCCATGGGTCGGGAAGGGTCGCTAGGGCATTTTTTGGGCTCGCTGGCGGAGAGAAATTGGGGCGGAGGGGGAGGGGAATCGCAGCggagcgacggcggaggcggataGGGTTTGACCCGTATCCGAGCTGTGAAACTGCATCAATAGCGGTGAAAAGGGTCTTTTTTTGGGCGACGGTAAACTTTTTACGAGCCGAGCCTGAGATACAGAGTCTGTTCTGGCAAGAAAAATTGACCGAACCCGTATACCCGGCGGAATTATATGGATTCGACCTTTTACGGGGTCTGCTGAAGATGTTCTACCTGGGTTTGGCGCCCGATTCGCTCTGTTTTTTACGGGGTCGCATCACTCCAATGGAGGCTCTGTTCTCTTCTCCTCATCCACGCAGGAGGCAACGAGTTCGTGGCCATGGCGGCATCCCTTTCTTCTTTGTGGCATATCTCCCTCCTTTTACTCTCCATTTGCTGCCCCTCTGCTCCAGCAACAATCCCTACCATGGCACCTTCTCTCTCTATCCCTCCCCTCCCAtggcgctgaaggaaatatgccctagaggcaataataaagttattatttatttccttatttcatgataaatgtttattcactagtagaaaaagggtcaaacgtgaagcacacactagtagaaaaaggatcaaACGTGAAGCccaatagtgccggtttgaatttcagccggcactaatgtgtacaatagcaccggttcgtggcggcgatcaatagcaccggttcgtggcgaacctttagtaccggttcatgccacgaaccggtactaaaggggatgtGTCAGcttgcggtcaggctatggccccaccatcaccatttagtgccggttcgtatcacaaaccggtactaatgaggttatggcaagctgtttttagtcccacctcgctccctaACAAgacttttaccaccttaaatatgttatttctcaaactatcacaagcacttggtcttcattgaactctatgtgtagaatttgtggccgcaatatgagtcttcatcggtttataaatcgttgatgactcatattgacaatttagattgtacacacaaagatcattgatgatcaaagtatttttgatgtgttataagatcatattgacagtttagactctaaagaaatataagatcgtgatgtaaatgctcttatattttttgcgttcagtatgcaccattcaaagcgacgccatcaactttcaaccatttatgccttcatttgctatttttcatgcattcaatgatttgttttgagaactaaatgacctggaaattgaaaagcactacaaatgaactctgagaaagttgaaacttggcatggtatcatcatttcacccacatagattgttcaaaaaagtagagagggttacggcaaaaactggatgcactttgtttacaaactggacaatctctttcgaagtattcaggtttctgacgaaattaaactcatctgttacaaaggcatttcatttttttaaacttattacaactccagactttttgtgcattcagtatgcatcattcaaagcgacgccatcaactttcaaccatttctgccttcatttgctatttttcatgcattcaatgatttgttttgagaactaaatgacctgaaaattgaaaagcactataaatgaactctgaaaaagttgaaacttggcatggNNNNNNNNNNNNNNNNNNNNNNNNNNNNNNNNNNNNNNNNNNNNNNNNNNNNNNNNNNNNNNNNNNNNNNNNNNNNNNNNNNNNNNNNNNNNNNNNNNNNNNNNNNNNNNNNNNNNNNNNNNNNNNNNNNNNNNNNNNNNNNNNNNNgttcaaaaaagtagagagggttacggcaaaaactggatgcacttcgtttacaaactggacaatctctttcaaagtattcaggtttctgacgaaattaaactcatctgttacaaaggcatttcatttttttaaacttattacaactccagactttttgtgcattcagtatgcgccattcaaagcgacgccatcaactttcaaccatttctgccttcatttgctatttttcatgcattcaatgatttgttttgagaactaaatgacctggaaattgaaaagcattacaaatgaactctgaaaaagttgaaacttggcatggtatcatcatttcacccacatagattattcaaaaaagtagagaggttatggcaaaaactggatgcacttcgtttataaactggacaatctctttcgaagtattcaggtttctgacgaaattaaactcatctgttacaaaggcatttcattttttaaaacttattacaactccagactttttttgcattcagtatgcatcattcaaagcgacgccatcaactttcaaccatttctgccttcatttgctatttttcatgcattcaatgatttgttttgagaactaaatgacctggaaattgaaaagcactacaaatgaactctgaaaaagttgaaacttggcatggtatcatcatttcacccacatagattgttcaaaaagtagagagggttacggcaaaaactggatgcacttcgtttacaaactggacaatctctttcgaagtattcaggtttctgacgaaatttttgtgcattcagtatgcatcattcaaagcgacgccaaaatatataaagcaaaaatattcacaaagaaactaaatacggcaaaaaactactcagaaataaatagaagaaaaaaataaagcagaaaataaataactatataaaaaattactcaaaaataaatagaagaaaataaataatgcagaaaagaaaaaaattatataaagcaaaaatattcacaaagaaactaaatacggcaAAAAACTACTCGGAAATAAATAGAAGANNNNNNNNNNNNNNNNNNNNNNNNNNNNNNNNNNNNNNNNNNNNNNNNNNNNNNNNNNNNNNNNNNNNNNNNNNNNNNNNNNNNNNNNNNNNNNNNNNNNNNNNNNNNNNNNNNNNNNNNNNNNNNNNNNNNNNNNNNNNNNNNNNNNNNNNNNNNNNNNNNNNNNNNNNNNNNNNNNNNNNNNNNNNNNNNNNNNNNNNNNNNNNNNNNNNNNNNNNNNNNNNNNNNNNNNNNNNNNNNNNNNNNNNNNNNNNNNNNNNNNNNNNNNNNNNNNNNNNNNNNNNNNNNNNNNNNNNNNNNNNNNNNNNNNNNNNNNNNNNNNNNNNNNNNNNNNNNNNNNNNNNNNNNNNNNNNNNNNNNNNNNNNNNNNNNNNNNNNNNNNNNNNNNNNNNNNNNNNNNNNNNNNNNNNNNNNNNNNNNNNNNNNNNNNNNNNNNNNNNNNNNNNNNNNNNNNNNNNNNNNNNNNNNNNNNNNNNNNNNNNNNNNNNNNNNNNNNNNNNNNNNNNNNNNNNNNNNNNNNNNNNNNNNNNNNNNNNNNNNNNNNNNNNNNNNNNNNNNNNNNNNNNNNNNNNNNNNNNNNNNNNNNNNNNNNNNNNNNNNNNNNNNNNNNNNNNNNNNNNNNNNNNNNNNNNNNNNNNNNNNNNNNNNNNNNNNNNNNNNNNNNNNNNNNNNNNNNNNNNNNNNNNNNNNNNNNNNNNNNNNNNNNNNNNNNNNNNNNNNNNNNNNNNNNNNNNNNNNNNNNNNNNNNNNNNNNNNNNNNNNNNNNNNNNNNNNNNNNNNNNNNNNNNNNNtatttttagtaaatgcttagttgaactagttgaattaataaatttttctgttagtagatttttttctgttaatagatttttttttctgttaatagatttttttggtgatattattattgaatatgcatgtttggtgatattattgttaatagatttttttggtgatatttagattgtgtaattaattttgttcataaaattttaatgatttttttgttcatagtatttatttatagtaagtgcttagtagttgaactagatagttgacttaattaataaaactaaattatgaacataggccggaaatgtcgtactcatcggacgacgaaaaccgtccgggggagtgcgactggtgccacgacgaccgaagTATCTGCGACAAGTTCattgagctggatgaagatcggcgctttagcattaagctcgaggagacctgcgatgttcatacggtacgcaacgacgccaatagtttttttcataattaagcacgacttcaactattttaacgtgtatttttcatcttttccgattcgactagcttatcccatgctttgcaagacgctatgtcttggagaggatgggttttgaagaccatgaaaattttgaaaccaaaaaaattatccgaAGTACCgaacatggtgtggattttcaagtaaagttgtacaatgctcagagtgtaacccattttggttgcaaaaattgggatgcattttgcaagatgtatggtcttgatgagggtatgcttgtcaccatggatcttggtgatcctacaatcgagcaagagacaccttcgatttgggtccttgtggatacacctccagttcttccctcatgtgagctaaacatagttattaagtaatttatattgtttatttcaaaatataatgttgacaacttatctccattgacagcttattttcattcttcaaagaatatgcggaagatggtagacagaacgtactacactgaaggctccgaattaacttatcaggagaaaaatcatctggtcggattttgtactgatcttgagaattacaatatctacaatcaaactcctcaacattatggtcaatacgtgccactagtggacgcgttgaactacggtaactaccatgaagatatcctggtaagattattttttactattacaacatccgtgcatctttttgcacacttctaaaactagtacatcattgctaactacaaagttattattatgtttttcaacagataatcccgaatgattgtgtgcctcatctgatgtatacgcgtggtagccttcatgttttgaacatacgaccaggtcgtcctacgaatctcaactgtccataccgggtttctaaaagaagtggagacataataatcaaagaatggaaaaaatgtatggacagtcgtaaggagcttcttggaagcaataagcagcgaaaggcaagaattggagacaggatgatcgccattcttcataatggagagtcagggtctatattgttttatgctattttaccttaagggtgtttaggtcctacctgatactgatgatcatgtgctaagaacaattatgtagggttgggttcgatgactatatatgaggatgatgatcgtatgacttattattaataaagagtagaagttgtatgatgatgcatgattagtaggacttgttattatatatatatatgatgatgatgtaatgatgcaaagcatgcatgagcatgttatatctgcgggtgcaatgaacatagcagcaaCATTGATAAACAAAGCATGCATGATGTatgatgcataacgtgtacaatgtgtagtat comes from Triticum aestivum cultivar Chinese Spring chromosome 5B, IWGSC CS RefSeq v2.1, whole genome shotgun sequence and encodes:
- the LOC123116710 gene encoding WAG22 antigen — encoded protein: MKFLPSIAVLLLLSCSLAAATVPIGTIERVSKQQILASIPPGGHAGPPVLFLTSPSGKYAAYFVRTHTAPGAGGLGADFCYVEVMAGSGKASEGGAAGGASAWESECRPVSTVNTCTLLFSWHGLEVFDGSEEVWHGETNTDGTNFLQTLELVDDGDMRVRDKDGELAWRASDEPRHGQHCGAPGSPGLAAALPSFAEPIGAHSSNLPFGQVQGGNGHAAELPQAAELGDGVVPGAGAGGLGDGYGIAPAAGGVGGVAPGAGGLGDGYGIAPAAGGVGGVAPGAGGLGDGYGIAPAAGGAGGVGPGAGGLGDGYGIAPTVGGVAAGAGPFGDGYGIAPGAETGAFGGVGDVAGHGEAATAAGGVAGVAGFGSQPLVDNNPYDSGAYKGGRGAHLAAIGAAVFVSAMAVGF